CGAGACATAGCGAACAGCCCTGTTCGCGCTGCCCACCAATTCATATCTTGGAACGCAGCCGGACCAAGTAGGGCGCAGATATCTAATCCGTTCTTGATCAGGGATGTTTTCCTCAGATCACGATAGGCTGGTAAAAAAAGCCAATTATCCGGCGCAACGGTACTAAAAGTCCCATTTGGGACAATTATCTCCAACAGCCGCTCCATGAAGACGGTAGCAATGTCGTTTTTTGATCTCGGATAGTGCTCATCTATCCAGTTTCGCAACGAGTCTGACTGTTTTCCACGTCCCAAATACGGTACGTTTGTCGCCACCAGCACATACCGATTCGCTAGCAACTCCGCCGCCTTGGCAAGGCCTTGTGCGGCGACGGCCATTTCTGCTACCTCGTCGCTGCCGTCGGCCAGCGCTTGCGTCAGGATCGGTTCCAGCAGGTCCCAGTCGGCGGCGAACAGGTCGCCGCCGGCCCGACGCGGTTCGATCAGGCTACCCAGCACCGGCGCTTTCTCGAACAGGTCATACAGGCGGGACAGGCCGGTGCGGATGCGGCTGTCCACCTGCGCGTTCAGCAGCGTCGCCTCCGCGCCCAGCAGGTCGGTCCTGGCCTGCGGGTCGGCGGCGCGGGCCACCTTGTCCGCCAGCTTCAGGAAATCCTGCTTCGCCATGCCGATGGAAAGGCCGGAGCAGGCGAGATGCAAGGGCGGCAATTGCACGTACTCGCCGATCAGGCGCCAGGCGGCGAAGGCCAGATTGAAGGCGGCAATCTGGGTGCAGCGAAAATCGATCTCCAGCCCGTGCAGATTGTCCCGCAGCACCGCCAGCACGGCGTCCTTCCGGTTCAGCCCCTCCTCCGCCATGCGCAGCGCCGCCAGGATGGGCAGGGTGAAGACCAGGAAATGGCCGGACCCCATGCAGGGATCGAGGAAGGTGATGTCCTTCACATCCCCGGGCCAGCCGGGGAAGGTGCCGGCCGCCGGGCGCCAGTCGCCCTCGCCGCCATCCTCCCGCGTTTCCCGGACGAAGCGCAGATAGGTCCAGTCCACCCCCGGCAGGGCGCAGGCCGCGCGCAGCTCCGCCTCGTCCGCCGCCCCGGCGGCGAGCGCCGGGTTCGCCGACAGGATCTTGCCGGCCCACCACGCCCCCAGCGTGTTGTGCAGCAGGAACAGGACCATGTAGTCCTCGGTGAAGAGCTGGGTGACGGCCGGCAGCTCGTCCGCCCCGATCGGCCCGCCCGACTTGTTGACCCTCTCCTTCTCGTCGGCCTGCCAGAACTGATAGACCCAGCCCAGGCTGTCGTCGGCCCGGAACACGGCGGGCGGCAACGCCTTCAGCCGGTCCTCCAGCGCCGAGCGGGTCTCCGGCGGCAGGGCCAGGGCCAGCGCCGGATCCTCGCTGCGGAAGATCTCCGGCAGCATGCGTTGGGCATAGCCGGCGGCGAGCTCCAGCCAGTCCTTTCCCTGCTCCCGCGCCAGTTCCTGGACATCGGCAAGGGTAAGCGCCAGCCCGTCGTCGATCAGCAGGTCGCTTTCCGCCAGGAAGCGGGCGAACAGCATGCGGTGCCAGTGCTCGTACGCCACCTCCGGCACCAGCCGCTTGATGTCCTGGCTGCCGTCGGAGCGGCGCTCGTCGCCCAGCCGCTTGGCATGGGCGCGCAGCTTGGCGCGCAGCTTCTTCTCCTGGTCGGTCAGATAGCCGGGGCTGGCGGACAGATGTACCCCCAGCCGTTCCAGCGCCTTGCGCGCCCCGACCTCCGCCAGCACCCGCGCTTCGCGGACCCTGGTCTCCAGATTGCGGCGAAGATCACGCGCCAGCGATGCCATCGGACAGGCTCCCTTTCAGACGTTCTTGTGCTCGCATGCTTTTCGTCAGCTCACCATCACCGGACCGTCGCCGAGGGCGTCGGTCAGGGTCGCGCGCGCCTTCGCCAGCCACGCCTCGACTTCCTCCGGCGTCTTCAGCGTGGTGCGCTCCAGCATGACCATGCGGACCTTGGGCTCCAGCAGCTTGGCCGCCTTCTCCAGCGCCCGCTGAACCCGGCCGGCGACCGCGTCGATTTCGGCGCGGGCGGTGGGCAGGGGCTTGCGGTCGAGATGCTGCAACAGCGTCTCGTCCGAGGACAGGTTGGGGTCCGCCGGCGCCGTCAGCCCGACATCCGCGAGGATGGAGGCCTGCTGGTCGGCGGCGAGCCGGCCCCACAGGACGTTCCCGGCGAGTTCCGCCTCCGCCGCCCGATGCGCCTTCAGGTGCGCGGCATGGAGCGTCCCGACCTCCTCCCGCAGGAGGGCGGCCAGGGCGGCCCGCACCGGCGTGACGTGGTCGGTCCCGTCCAGCAGCAGCCGCTTGTCCCGGATCGTCTCCACCTGCTCCAGCGGGTCCTTGGCACCGTCCAGGCCGCGGGCGTGGCCGGACAGGCGATCCAGCACCGTCCAGGCCGGCAGGCGCTTGTCCTTCAGCTCCTTCAGCGCGGTCCATGCCTCGATCCTGGCCGTGAAGTCCGCGGCCTTCGCGTGGATCGCGTTCAGCCGCTCGTTGCCGGCCAGATGCTCGATGTCGGCGATGTCCTTGGTGTCCGGCGATGCGGGCAGGGGGGCAGCGCCGCCCGCCTCCGCGCCGAGGCCCTTGAGCTTGGAGAGGAATTCCGGCGCATTCGCCGCCAGCTGTTCCGCTGCATTGGGGACGCCGAGCAGCTGATAGAGCTTCCGCAGGGCCAGCTTCTGCGTGGCGCTGAGCGTGAAGCCCTCCTTCCGGAAGTCGGCCTTGGGGATGCGGTTGTGGTCGAGGTGTTTCGGGGCGATCACCTCCCCGTTGGCCACGGCCGTGACCACCCCGGCGCTGTGCAGGGCGACCAGCGCCGCATCGATGGCCTCCTTCGGCCAGCCGAGCGGCGGTGCCTGAAGCTCCTTGCGGATATCGGAGCCGCTCCGGCCGGCGCCGATGGTGGTCAGCACCTGCTGGCAGACCGGGTGCGTTTCCAGGGCGCCGGCATGGCCGACCACCTGGAACGGATTGTCGGCTCCCTCCCGCGCCCGCTTGAAGACGGTCTCCCAGTGACCGCTGTCGGCCTCCTTGAAGCGGGGGAACAGGCGGACAAGCGAATCCTCTGCGGCCGCTTCGATCTGGTCGGCCACGGTCAGGCGCATGACCTCGTTTCCGCCGCCCTGATACACCTTGGTCTGGCCGACGATCTCCTTAACCAGGGTCTGGACGGCCTTGGTCGCGATGCTCAGCCGGCTGTCCATACTGAGCTTGGCCTCTTCGCCTTCCTTGGTGGAGGGAATGCCCTTGGCATCCAGCGTGGCCTTGGCGGCGATCATGTCCCGGATGCCGTCCCTCAAGGCGTCCGGATGCGCCCGTGGGATGAAGACGAAGATGGTCGGGCTTTCGTTGCCGGCGGCGCGCGCGGCGTCCTGGGCCTGCTTTTCCGTGCTCGTCCAGCCGTCCCGCATCCAGACCTGAATGACGCTGGTCTCGGCCGGCGGCGGCGTGTCGCCACGGTGGATGGCGAGCTTGCGGAGTTCCTTCGCGTCGCCCTGGAGCAGCTGCACGCCCTTGATCGCGCTTTCGAACTCCGCTCCGATCAACTGTTCGCGGCGGAAATAGACGGTGGAGGTGTCTGCGGCGGCCCGGTTCTGCTGAGCCCGGAATTCCCGGTCCCACTCGGTACCCTCGCGGGTCTGAAGCCGGTACTCCTCGTCCACCGGCATCAGGTCGCCCCGGTCGACCAGTCGCTTCAACATCTCGTCGACGTCCGCCCGGAGCCTGCCGTTGTCCGCGGTCAGATCATCGACCAGCAGGTCGGCGATGTGCTCCTTGGTCGAGCGGATGCCGGTGTCCATACCGGCCTCGCGCTTCAGCCGGTTGATCAGGAACACCACGCCGCAGATGCGCGCGGCCAGATCGCCCACATCCTTCCGAACCTGGAGGATGCGCTCGTTGATCTCGCGCAGCAGGATGCCGGTGTTGACCAGCTCCGGCGCGAGCGCCTCATAGAGCTCGTCGGCCGGAATCAGGGTCCCCAGATTCCGGTCCGCCCGCTTGTGCAGGGCGTCATGGACGATGCGGAGCTGCGAGCGCAGTTGGCTCTGGGTGCCCCCCGCATCCAGCTGGCGAAAGCATTCCTCGAAAAAGCGGCGGCGGACCGGCAGGATCGGGTAGTCATCCACGATGACGGCGCGGTCTTCCGGGCCCTCCTGGATGCGGGTGCCGCTCAATTGGCGGGAGACCTCGCCGGCATGGGTGTCCAGCGTGCTGCGCACATTCCCCAGTGCGGCGGGCTTCTTCTGAAGCAGGACCTTCCGAGTGACGGTCTCCACATCAATGTCGGACAGCGGCACCCGGACGGTGAACCGGTCCATCAGACGCTGAAGGTGGGGGGCCGAGCTCAGCGCGCTCTGGCCGGCGCCGACGATCATGACGCGGCCGTTCATCTGCTTCGACACCGCCTCCGCTACTTCGGAGACCAGCACCGACCGGTCATGGACCGTGCCGATGTACTGTTGAACCTCATCCAGGACCAGCAGGGTCAACGGAATCTGGCCGTCGTGGCCGCGGAGCCTGAGGGCAGCCCGCGCGGCATCCAGGAATTCCGTCGTCGTGATGTCGGTGAGCTTCTGCGGAAACTGCTCGCGGAGCAGAAGCCGGACCTGACCGGGGCCGGTGGCCAGGTCCGGGATGGCCGACATCAGTGCATTGGCGATCAGCGGGCTGACATAGAGGCTGTTGAGTTCGGCATTGAAGTCCTTGCCGGCCGCTTTCACCGCGTCGCGTATGTGATCGAGCTTGCCTTGCTCTTCCAGCCAGAGGCAGAAACGGGCGGGCGCATACTGCTCCGGCAGACCGACCGCGCGCAGGATGACGGACAGGATGGTCAGGCGGACCGCATCCGTGCCCCCATTGGGCATGGCCCCGGCGGCGGCGAGCAGCCCGCCGGCCCTCTTCCCCTGAGTGTCCAGTTCCTTGAGGAGCTCCTTCACTTCGTCCGGCAGGCTGGGGACGAGGGCGCGGGCGGTGGCGCCGTCAGGAAATGCCGTGTTTTGCCACAGATGACAGAGCATCTTCAGCAGGTGCGACTTGCCGCTGCCGTAGAAACCGGAAACCCAGGCCCCGGGAAGGCTGGTGCCGCCATTGAGAAAGGCGCGGAGGATCTTGATCATCCCGTCGGCGTACTGGCCCTCGCAGACGAAGCTCTTCAGCTCCTCCCGCAGCTCCAGCATGGCTTTCTCAGTGTCGCGGTCGTCGACCAGGCGAGCCTGACCGTTGTTGGCAAGACGCGTCTGGCCCGGATCGCGCAGCAGAACATCCTTCAGCTTCATGACTGTGCTCCCCCTCCGTGCATCGTGATCGGCACGGCCAAGTAGTTCCACCCATCCCGCGCATCGAGCAGGCGGTACGTGTTGTCCTCATACTGCCCCGGGAAGAAGACCAGCAACCGGCCGCGAATGTCCGGCTCAACCAGGGTCAACACGCGCGAAAGGCGCGTAAAGCCGAAGAGTGAGCCGGCGCCGATGACCGCAACGACCGTGTCCTCATCAACGGCCGGGTCGGTCAGCGCCAATCGAATGCGATCGGCAACGAAGCCGGCGAACTCCGCATCCAGCTTCAGTTGCAGGTCTTCCGGCATCTCGAAGTACGCGTCGCGGTATTCTTCGCCCGCCATCCAGGCAGCAAAGCTGTCCGTGATGTCGACCGTTCGCCACGTCTTGCCGGCTTCAGCCGTGGCGATCTCGAAGTTCTTGAGGCGCGCCCTCAGGGCGCGCTCAGCTTCCTTCTCATAGACGAGCATGACGATGCGCTGCGCTCCCGCGACGGTACGCTGCCACGGCAATTTGATGTGGCGTTCGTAAACCTTTGCAAGATCTTCGATTCTCGCCATGTCAGCGCTCCCAGAAGGTCCCGTCGAGGCGCGCGAAATCGAGCGTCACGACCTGTTCGGCGATGTCCATATCAAGCAGTCGCAGGCGGCGCGCTTCGCCTGCCAGGCGCAGGGCATGCGGCTGCTCCAGGTCGAGTGTGTTGACCCATCCGCTCTGGAAGGCTTCCGTGTCGCTGAACCCAGCTTGGCAGGCGATCCACAGCGCAAAGGCCACGGTGATCGGTGTCGCGATGACCTGCTGTCGCCGCTTGAAAGTGCGTCCGATCAGATGACCGGATTGCGTCCAAGAACTGGCTGTGTTGCGCAGCACTTTGTCGAGCACTGCTGCGCTGAGCCGATCACCGGAGGTGTTGAGCAAGGCCGACCGTACGGCACCCCGCTGCAAGTCTTCGCCCGGCCTGAGTTGCAGTACGGCAGGCGCTGTTGCCAGCAAGAGCGGGTCCCGCGCCAGACCTGCCAGAAGGGCGAGGAGGGGCCGGCTGGTCTCGTCCAAGCGCCACAGCCGTCGTAGAATTCGGAACAGCGGGACCGTGGGGTCCAGGGCGTACAGCTCTCCGAGCCTGGTGTAGCTCAGTCGGCGTGTTGCGGCCGTTTGCTTGCCAAGCCGATTGTCCTGGATGATCAACTCGGCATACTCGGCGCGATCAGACGGTTGCGGCTCAATCGATAGCAGGGTCGACAGCTCCGCAAGCATGATCGTACGGCTTGTATGCGTGCCACCCGCATGCGGCCGTAGCCCAACGCCCGATTTGAACGGGCGTCCCACCGGGAAGAAGCTCGTGAAAGAGACGGCAGCCATTGGGGTATCCGCGATCGTGTGATACCACCATGATGTCATCGATGAGAAAGCGCAACAGGGAAGCCGGCAAGTTTGCCGGCTTTCTGGTGAGCTAACAGCCTGAGCCCGGCGTAGTCGGCTTCCTCTTCCGAACACTCCGCTTCATACATCGCAGGATAAAGTTGAGGGAGCGATGAAGCGCATGCCAGTGAGGTCGATCGGCATTGCACGGTGATCCGCGCCGGACCTGTCGAAAGCTACTGGTTGGGCGGTGCCGCCCTGCCGACGACCTCGGCTTGAGCATGGTAGCGTGCTATAGCCTTGCCGGTGGAATGTTCTTTGTCTGCTCATTGAGTAGACATCGCTTGAGTGTGGCACTGACTGGCTTCGTGAGGGCTGGCCCTCAGCGTCAACTACTGCGCCACTCTGGTGCCCAAGCTGGTGCCCCTTCCCTGGTGCCCAGCGATCACCTTTAATCAGGAGAACGGCGGCGGAACTGGCTTTCTGAGCGGTCGTGACGAGGCGGGCGGACGGGAGTTCAGAATCCTAGTCCCCCAACCAACCTTTCCTAGAAATCCTTGCACATCAGGCACTTAGGGCGAAGCCAGCAGGCTGGTCCCCCAACTGTGCCATCGGCCTGTGCCAACGACGGTTCGGCGCCCTTCACAGGGGAGTGCCGGGGATGTCGCTTGGGGTCCATCTCTACCGCCGCGGATCCGTCTACTGGTGGCGCCGGATCCTGCCGGTGTGTGGGGCTGCGGTCGGGGATGAAGGCGCCCCGGAAAATTCGTCGAAAAAAATTGCTGGTCGGGAGATACGCCTCTCCCTGCGGACCAATATGCCCGGCCTCGCACGGCAGCGAGGGCGGCGTCTCAGCGTCGTGGTCGATGCCGTGCTCGCACTCCTCGGCGAGGTCATGCAGGCCGGCACCATCGACACCAGCGCGCTCCGCGCCCTCCTCCAACCGATCCTGCTCGGCGAGCTGGAACGGGCTGAGGTGGCGCGTGCCCTGGGCGGGGAGCGGGGGCCGGAGGAGATCGCCCGGCGGGTCCAGGCCGAACTCGACGCCGTCGCCACCATCGAGGACGCCGTCCGGCACAACCGGCTCGACGCCGCCCGCGCGGTGCTCGAGCGCGCAGTCACCGTCGGCCTGCCGGTGCCGGCGGCGGAGACGGCCGAGCACAGCTACCTCGCGCGACTGGTGCTGCGCGGGCTTCCCCGCATTCACCGCATCAACGCCGAACGGGAGCAGAATCACTACGACGACCTCGAGGACGTCCTGCCGCCCTTGCCGGCCAGCAGCATGGCGGTCGGCATGCCGGCAGGCGCACCGTCTGGCACTGCGGTTCCCGGAGTCGAGGGGCGGCCTGCCACCGTCGTGGCGCCGTCGGCACCGGCGCTGGTGCCGACCGTCATGCCTGCGCAGCCGGCGGTGCAGTCCTCCTTGGTCGCGGCCCCCGTGGCATCAATTGACCCCGTTGAACCCAACACCAGCCCGGTGCCCAACCGGAAGGAGGTGGAAGCCCACCCGCACTCGCAGGCCGCTCAGCCCGCCGTCGCTGCGGCGGCGTCCGTGCTCGTCACGACGTCCTCTGCCGCGGCTTCAGCGGGCTCGACCGGCCCCGCTGCCAGCGTTGTCGACCGGACGCCCGAAGCGACGACGGTGGAAGCAAGCCCACAGCCGCAGAAAACCAGCCCGGCAAAGGACTGGACGATCCAGCAGGCCATGGGCGAATGGGTCCGCCGCCGTCAGCGGGATACGAACCCCCACAAGACAGCAGCTCTGTGCAAGGAGGAGGAGCGGAACTACCGCGTTGCCGCGGAGCTGTTCACCAGCCTCATCGGCGACCGCCGTGCCGTCGAGGTGACGGAAGAAGACCTGTTGCGGTTCCGGGGGGAACTGCACCGGGTTCCGAACCTGTTCGGCCGCGGCACCTATCGCAACATGACCGGCGCCGAGGCCGTCGCCAGGGCCGACGCGGTGACGGCGTCCCAGCAGGCTGCGGTGATGGCGCGTGCGGAGGACGGACAGCTCGACCGCGACAATCTGGCCCACGAGATGCGCGACGCGGAGGTGCCGCGCCTGTCGATGAAGACCGTCAACAAGCATCTCGACAAGATCAAGGGGCTGCTCCGTTGGCTCCGGACCACAATTAAGGTGGCGATTGACCGGGATCTGCTCGATCTCAAGATCCGCTACGATCAGAAGGACATCGGACGCGCGGCCAACGCCGATCGGGAAGCCTTCTCGAGCGCGGAGATGCGCAAGCTGTTCGCCAGCCCGTGCTGGACCGGCTGCGCCGGGGTGGACTACCGGCATCGTCCGGGCTCCAACACGGTGAAGGACGCCAAGTTCTGGATTCCGCTGCTGGCTGCCCTCGAGGGCGTGCGGCTCGGCGAAGCGGCGCAGTTGCTGACCACCGACATCCAACTGCGCTGCTTCGATCAGGAGGACTTCACCGACTGGGATGTCGATCTCGACGATCCGTCGGGGCCGTGGCCCCGTCTGCGGCGGTTCTCGCCCAAGGACGCGGACGGTGTTCCCACCGTCGGCATCTGGTGCATCGACGTCATACCTGAGGACGGCAAGAGCGTGAAGACCCCCTCTTCGAAGCGGATCATTCCGATCCACCCGCTGCTGCTCGAACTCGGCTTCCTCGACTACGTCGACGCGCAGAAACGCGCCGGCAAACGGGACCTGTTCCCCGGCCTCCGGCCAGAAAAGGCGACGTGCGCCGGCGAAAACCTTGGGGAATGGTTCAGCCGCTACCTCGAGTACATTGGGATGAAGCGGGAACGGCTTTCGTTTCATTCGTTTCGCCACAGCTTCGACACGCACTTGCTCAACCGCGAGGTTCCGGATGTCCGGGTGAGCGAGCTGATGGGGCACGCGCAGCACGGGCAGACCCGAAACCGCTACTACAAGGGCGCGCGGCTGGCGAAGCTGACCGAGGCGATCGCGTCGATCAACTACCGCCTCCACACGGCCATGGTCGACGGCCAGCTGTGCCTGGTGCTGCCGCCGGGCGCGTGAGTGGGGAAGATTCCGCAAATTTGGAGGACGCCCCCGACGAGCGAACCGATCTTCCCTTCCCGGCACCGCAAGGACGTGGTGCCCTCGGTAAGGAACGGAACGCATGACTGACACGATCGACACGGAGTGCATGATCCTCATCGCCACGCTGAAGCGTGATGTGGAATCGCTGAAGAAGGTGAGTGACGCAGCCGCTGATGCCATGCTGGCTGTCTATCGGACGGCCGTGCCGCTGGCGAAACACGAAGAGTCGCTCGAAGCAATGCTCGAGGGGTTGGATCAGGCGCTGGACAAATCGCTCAAGCTGACCAAGGCGCTCCGTAGCCTGTCCTGTCGCATGGAGAATGATGAGATCAGCGGGCACGAGCTGGCGGAAATCCTCGCCCGCAAACACTATCTCGATCGCCGGGGCTACACATCCTGGACTTTCGCTCCGCTGGTGCCGGAACGCGATCCGGCGCCGGGCGAATAGCGAGATCGGTCACCCTTTCCCTTTGTGGATGATGCCGGACGCTGCCTGCCGCGCTGATGGGGGGCGCTACCGAAAGCGTTGCCAACGGGCACTGGATCCACGGCCTCCTACCCGAGTAGGAGGCCGGTTTCCACAATCGTCCGAGCGATGATCCCGGCCGCTCCGGGACGGCGGCTGAGCGCTGTCAGGTCGGCGGTGCGGCCGGCGCGCCCGAAACGCCGCACGGTCGATGCGTCCATCAGGTGGGGAACGACCGCGGCCCCGAGACTGTCCTCCAGATGTCCGGCGATGCGCGCGCCGCCGGCGTCGACGTCGCCCCAATGGAACAGGCGGGGTGGCGTCGGGGCCGCGCGGAGCAGATGGCGCAGCGCCCGAAGCACGGTGAGGCTCGGGAAACCCCCGGTGTAGACCACGCACACGTCCGCCTGCCGCGCCTCGCGCACCTGGCGGTGAAAGGACGTGAGGTTCTCGACCGTCAGAATCGAAAAGGGGCCTTCGCCGTCCCAGGACAGCCCGTCCAGCCATTCGCGCTGGACAGCCACGAAGGGCGGGGCCGTGCCGGGCAGCAGGCCGTCCTCCGGAGCGTTCCCGAAGCGTACGGTCACCGGACCGCTGAGGAAGACCGGGGCCGGGAAACGCGTCAGGCCGAAGCGGGCGAGGAGCTCGTCATCGGACAGCCCCTCGTCCGTCGTTGGCGCGAGGCCCGACGACGGGGCGCCCTCCGCGTCCTCGGCGTCGGCCTGTGCCACCGAGCGCAGCATCCGCACCAGCCCGGTCCGGTGCCGTTCGACGATCTTGCTGGCTCGGTTGGGTTCGCCAGCGCGTCCGGGTCCACGCTCGGGGCAGGCTCCTTTGGCTTGCGGCCCCGCTTGTGCTTTCCGGTTTCCTGCTCCTCGACCTCCCGCGCCGCGATCCTCTCCTTCTGACGGGCGGCGACCGCAGTGGCGCGGGCTTCCAGCTTCTCCGGGCACGCCTTCAGGCGGGCCTGTCGGTCGACGTGGCAGCCCAGGTCTTTCGGCATGGGCGGGCCGCCGGCCTCGGTCCCGAACTGACGGTCCTCCTGGGCATCGGCCATCTCGGTTTCCGTCAGCATCCGGCTGATCTGCTCCGCGATGGTGCCGGCTATGCGGTTTGCGTCCAGCGCCGGGTTGGCCTTCACTTTCGTGCCGTCCAACGCCACCGGCCCCAGCTTGATCAGCCCGGCCTGGCGGCACAGCTCCTCGCCGCGGTGACAGACAAGCGCGATTACGGCAGCGGATGCTGATACGGTGCAGAGGATGTGACAATGAGCTGACGTATTGTCCTTATCAGCTCATTGGCGGTAACTGCTTGTATGGGGTTTTCGGTGCTGTCAAGCCGGTTATCTCCGTTTCCTCCCTCCAGTCCCGCAACTCAATCGCACCGTGGCCGCTGCGCAGGACGGGGGCCGGGTCAAGGGCGCGCACGGTCGGCGCCCGTGGCGCCGAGTGGTGCGGCGCGCCCTTGAGGCGGACGCCGGCCGGAACACGCTGCGTTCGCCCCGAAAGCCTCGCTTTCGGGGCTGCCCCGCGGCGAGCGGTCTTTTTGCCTTCGTCCCGAGGGGAGCCCGCCATCGGGCGCGAACCATCGCGCCGCGTCCTTGTATCCGGTGGGTCCGGCTGGACCCGAACCATGATGCAGCCATGCGCATCGGCGGCGAGGCTCCGGGGCGGCGGACCCATTCTCACGGTCGGCATGGAGGCCATGCAGTTACGCGGGACCCCGCCACCTCGGATCGTCGGCGGCACCCAACGGCGGCTGGGCCGGTGGGTGCCGGATCTCTCTATGCCTCCCTCGGGGGCGGTCACGCAGTCGGGCGCAGGACCACGCCGTCGGGCACCGCGCCCGTGGTTGCAAACCGCCACAGAGCCACCAGCAGCTTTCGGGCGAGTGCCACGACCATCGTCTTGCAGGCGCCGCGCGCGTTCTCGGTGCGCTGGCGGTACCAGCGCGCCAGGGCGCTGTCCTTCTGGAAGATGAGGAAGCGCCAGGCCAACTGGATCATGCCGCGGCGGACCCGGGCATTGCCCGAGCGGGCCAAGCCCTTGTCCCGGCGTTTGGAGCCGCTCTCGTCGGGCGAACCAGTCAGGCCGGCGTAGCGCGCCACCGCGCGGCGGTCCCGGAGATCGCGCGAGAGCACCTCGTGGACCAGCATGTCGGCGGTCTCGACCCCGACACCGACGACTTGGACCAGCAGGCGTACCATAGCGTGGGAGCCGGTCACCGGCATGCGCTCCAACTGCTCCAGGCGCGCCCGCTCGATGGCCTCGATCTGCTCCCGGATCAAGGCCAAGCGGGTCATGTCGCGGCGCAGCTCGGCCAAGGCGTTGGGCGGGATCGGCTCCCCTTCGGGGGTCCGGACCGTCTCCAGCCGCTCCGGCGCCTTCTTGAGCGTCGGGTTGAAGTCGCGGACGCCCAGACGGACCAGGGTTGCCTTCATGCGGTTGACGATCCGCGTGCGCTCCCCGACTAGGGCCTCGCGCTCGCGGCTCGGCCGCTTGGCGTCCTCCTGCCCCACGGTCGGGACGGCGGCCATCTTGCAGTGGTCGCGCTCGCCGCGCAGCCAGCCCAGGAAGGCGCGCTTGAGCAGCTCAGTGAACCGCGCCGGTTTTCCCGGAGACCATTTGTGTTAAATCACGCCGCCATGGCGACGTCCTCGGTTTGAGCATAGTAGCGCGCTTCGGCCTCGGCGGGCGGAGTGTTGCCGATGGGTTCGAGGAGGCGCCGGTGGTTGAACCAGTCGACCCATTCCAGAGTGGCGAACTCGACAGCCTCCAAGGTGCGCCATGGCCCGCGGCGCCGGATCACCTCGGTCTTGTAGAGACCGTTGATGGTCTCGGCCAACGCGTTATCGTAGGAATCGCCAACGCTGCCCACGGAAGGCTCGACCCCAGCTTCGGTGAGACGCTCGGTGTAGCGAATCGCAACGTATTGCGATCCCCTGTCGGAGTGATGGATGAGGCCGCTGCCCTTGGCCGGTCGGCGGTCGTGAAGTGCCTGTTCGAGCGCATCCAGAACGAAGCCGGCGTGGGCTGTGCTGGACACCCGCCAGCCCACGATGCGGCGCGCGAAGGCGTCGATGACGAAGGCCACGTAGACGAAGCCCTGCCATGTCGATACGTACGTGAAATCGGCCAACCACAGGGCGTTTGGGCGTGGCGCCTGGAATTGGCGGTTCACCCGGTCAGCAGGGCATGACGCCGCCCGGTCGCTGATCGTGGTGCGCACCACCTTGCCACGCATCGCTCCTTTCAAGCCCATCTGCTTCATCAGTCGAGCCACTGTGCAGCGTGCCACGTCGATACCCTCCCGCCGCAACTGCCGCCAAACTTTACGTACCCCATAGACCTGGAAGTTCGCGTCCCAGACCCGCCGGATAGCCTCCCTCAGCACTGCGTCGCTTCGCGAACGGGCCGGCGCCTTGGACGGATCGGCCTGTCGGGCGGCATGGGCGTAATAGGTGGACGGGGCGATCGGCAGCACTCGGCAGATCGGCTCGACCCCGTGAACGGCGCGGTGCGCGTCGATGAAGGCGATCATTTCCGGAACGGGCGGTCGAGCTCCGCCTGGGCGAAATACGCCG
The sequence above is drawn from the Azospirillum lipoferum 4B genome and encodes:
- a CDS encoding BREX protein BrxB domain-containing protein, with product MARIEDLAKVYERHIKLPWQRTVAGAQRIVMLVYEKEAERALRARLKNFEIATAEAGKTWRTVDITDSFAAWMAGEEYRDAYFEMPEDLQLKLDAEFAGFVADRIRLALTDPAVDEDTVVAVIGAGSLFGFTRLSRVLTLVEPDIRGRLLVFFPGQYEDNTYRLLDARDGWNYLAVPITMHGGGAQS
- a CDS encoding tyrosine-type recombinase/integrase produces the protein MSLGVHLYRRGSVYWWRRILPVCGAAVGDEGAPENSSKKIAGREIRLSLRTNMPGLARQRGRRLSVVVDAVLALLGEVMQAGTIDTSALRALLQPILLGELERAEVARALGGERGPEEIARRVQAELDAVATIEDAVRHNRLDAARAVLERAVTVGLPVPAAETAEHSYLARLVLRGLPRIHRINAEREQNHYDDLEDVLPPLPASSMAVGMPAGAPSGTAVPGVEGRPATVVAPSAPALVPTVMPAQPAVQSSLVAAPVASIDPVEPNTSPVPNRKEVEAHPHSQAAQPAVAAAASVLVTTSSAAASAGSTGPAASVVDRTPEATTVEASPQPQKTSPAKDWTIQQAMGEWVRRRQRDTNPHKTAALCKEEERNYRVAAELFTSLIGDRRAVEVTEEDLLRFRGELHRVPNLFGRGTYRNMTGAEAVARADAVTASQQAAVMARAEDGQLDRDNLAHEMRDAEVPRLSMKTVNKHLDKIKGLLRWLRTTIKVAIDRDLLDLKIRYDQKDIGRAANADREAFSSAEMRKLFASPCWTGCAGVDYRHRPGSNTVKDAKFWIPLLAALEGVRLGEAAQLLTTDIQLRCFDQEDFTDWDVDLDDPSGPWPRLRRFSPKDADGVPTVGIWCIDVIPEDGKSVKTPSSKRIIPIHPLLLELGFLDYVDAQKRAGKRDLFPGLRPEKATCAGENLGEWFSRYLEYIGMKRERLSFHSFRHSFDTHLLNREVPDVRVSELMGHAQHGQTRNRYYKGARLAKLTEAIASINYRLHTAMVDGQLCLVLPPGA
- the brxC gene encoding BREX system P-loop protein BrxC yields the protein MKLKDVLLRDPGQTRLANNGQARLVDDRDTEKAMLELREELKSFVCEGQYADGMIKILRAFLNGGTSLPGAWVSGFYGSGKSHLLKMLCHLWQNTAFPDGATARALVPSLPDEVKELLKELDTQGKRAGGLLAAAGAMPNGGTDAVRLTILSVILRAVGLPEQYAPARFCLWLEEQGKLDHIRDAVKAAGKDFNAELNSLYVSPLIANALMSAIPDLATGPGQVRLLLREQFPQKLTDITTTEFLDAARAALRLRGHDGQIPLTLLVLDEVQQYIGTVHDRSVLVSEVAEAVSKQMNGRVMIVGAGQSALSSAPHLQRLMDRFTVRVPLSDIDVETVTRKVLLQKKPAALGNVRSTLDTHAGEVSRQLSGTRIQEGPEDRAVIVDDYPILPVRRRFFEECFRQLDAGGTQSQLRSQLRIVHDALHKRADRNLGTLIPADELYEALAPELVNTGILLREINERILQVRKDVGDLAARICGVVFLINRLKREAGMDTGIRSTKEHIADLLVDDLTADNGRLRADVDEMLKRLVDRGDLMPVDEEYRLQTREGTEWDREFRAQQNRAAADTSTVYFRREQLIGAEFESAIKGVQLLQGDAKELRKLAIHRGDTPPPAETSVIQVWMRDGWTSTEKQAQDAARAAGNESPTIFVFIPRAHPDALRDGIRDMIAAKATLDAKGIPSTKEGEEAKLSMDSRLSIATKAVQTLVKEIVGQTKVYQGGGNEVMRLTVADQIEAAAEDSLVRLFPRFKEADSGHWETVFKRAREGADNPFQVVGHAGALETHPVCQQVLTTIGAGRSGSDIRKELQAPPLGWPKEAIDAALVALHSAGVVTAVANGEVIAPKHLDHNRIPKADFRKEGFTLSATQKLALRKLYQLLGVPNAAEQLAANAPEFLSKLKGLGAEAGGAAPLPASPDTKDIADIEHLAGNERLNAIHAKAADFTARIEAWTALKELKDKRLPAWTVLDRLSGHARGLDGAKDPLEQVETIRDKRLLLDGTDHVTPVRAALAALLREEVGTLHAAHLKAHRAAEAELAGNVLWGRLAADQQASILADVGLTAPADPNLSSDETLLQHLDRKPLPTARAEIDAVAGRVQRALEKAAKLLEPKVRMVMLERTTLKTPEEVEAWLAKARATLTDALGDGPVMVS